Proteins co-encoded in one Sulfuricystis thermophila genomic window:
- the radA gene encoding DNA repair protein RadA → MAKLKSHYSCTECGATSPKWQGQCPGCGQWNTLVETVAEAAPPGAKRFGANFAPLAATGKPQDLAAIRPREEPRQPTGIEEFDRVLGGGLVPGGVVLIGGDPGIGKSTLLLQALSRLAEAGQPVLYVSGEESAEQVALRAQRLQLPTAGLRLLPEINLEKILAALQDEKPLVAVIDSIQTLWSDALQSAPGSVAQVRECAAQLTRFAKQTGTAVILVGHVTKEGALAGPRVLEHIVDTVLYFEGDTHSSFRLVRAFKNRFGAVNELGVFAMTDRGLRGVSNPSALFLSQHGQDVAGSCVLVTQEGTRPLLVEVQALVDAALGGNPRRLTVGLDPQRLAMLLAVLHRHAGVMCGDQDVFVNAVGGVRIQEPAADLAVLLAIVSSLRNKPLPGKLVAFGEVGLAGEIRPAPRGQERLKEAAKLGFTHALIPKANAPKQPIKGIEVVALERVEQAIEVLRAL, encoded by the coding sequence ATGGCGAAGCTGAAATCTCACTATTCCTGCACCGAATGCGGCGCGACCTCGCCGAAGTGGCAGGGTCAATGCCCCGGCTGCGGCCAGTGGAATACGCTGGTCGAGACGGTCGCCGAGGCCGCCCCGCCGGGCGCCAAGCGCTTCGGCGCCAATTTCGCGCCGCTTGCCGCCACCGGCAAACCACAGGATCTCGCCGCGATCCGTCCACGCGAGGAGCCGCGCCAGCCCACTGGCATCGAGGAATTCGACCGTGTGCTCGGCGGCGGCCTGGTGCCGGGCGGTGTGGTACTGATCGGCGGGGATCCCGGCATCGGCAAATCGACGCTGCTGTTGCAGGCGCTCTCAAGGCTCGCCGAAGCCGGCCAGCCCGTGCTCTATGTTTCGGGTGAGGAATCCGCGGAACAAGTGGCCTTGCGCGCCCAGCGCCTGCAGTTGCCGACTGCGGGACTGCGTCTGCTACCCGAGATCAATCTCGAAAAAATCCTCGCCGCGCTGCAGGACGAAAAGCCGCTGGTGGCGGTGATCGATTCGATCCAGACGTTGTGGTCCGACGCCCTGCAATCCGCGCCCGGTTCGGTCGCCCAGGTGCGCGAATGCGCGGCGCAACTGACGCGCTTCGCCAAGCAAACCGGCACGGCGGTGATCCTCGTCGGTCACGTGACGAAGGAGGGGGCGCTCGCCGGCCCGCGCGTGCTCGAGCACATCGTCGATACCGTGCTCTATTTCGAGGGCGACACCCATTCGAGCTTCCGCCTCGTGCGCGCCTTCAAGAACCGTTTCGGCGCGGTCAATGAGTTGGGCGTGTTCGCGATGACCGATCGCGGCTTGCGCGGCGTCTCGAATCCTTCGGCGCTGTTTTTGTCGCAACATGGGCAGGATGTCGCCGGCAGCTGCGTGCTGGTGACGCAGGAGGGCACGCGGCCTTTGCTCGTCGAGGTGCAGGCGCTCGTCGATGCGGCGCTGGGCGGCAATCCGCGCCGGCTTACCGTCGGGCTCGACCCGCAGCGGCTGGCGATGCTGCTCGCGGTGCTGCACCGCCACGCCGGCGTGATGTGCGGGGACCAGGACGTGTTCGTCAATGCCGTCGGTGGCGTGCGCATCCAGGAGCCGGCGGCGGATCTCGCCGTGCTGCTGGCCATCGTCTCCTCGCTGCGCAACAAGCCGCTGCCGGGCAAACTGGTCGCCTTCGGCGAGGTGGGGCTGGCCGGCGAGATCCGCCCTGCGCCGCGCGGTCAGGAACGGCTCAAGGAAGCCGCCAAGCTCGGTTTCACCCATGCGCTGATCCCGAAGGCGAACGCGCCGAAACAGCCGATCAAGGGCATCGAGGTCGTGGCGCTGGAGCGCGTCGAGCAGGCCATCGAGGTGTTGCGCGCGCTGTGA
- a CDS encoding type II toxin-antitoxin system VapC family toxin, which translates to MIAVDTNVLVYAHREDSPFHERALESIESLANHRMPWAIPWPCLHEFYAIVTHPRIYAPPTPIEIALEQIDAWLESPSLVLLGESELHWPELRSLISQGQLAGPQVHDARIAALCLQHGVKKLLTADRDFGRFPQLACANPLVVVEKLS; encoded by the coding sequence ATGATTGCCGTCGACACCAATGTGCTGGTCTATGCCCACCGGGAAGACTCGCCCTTCCACGAACGCGCCCTCGAAAGCATCGAATCGCTGGCCAATCACAGGATGCCGTGGGCGATCCCCTGGCCCTGCCTGCATGAGTTCTATGCCATCGTCACCCATCCGCGCATTTATGCGCCGCCCACCCCCATCGAAATCGCCTTGGAGCAAATAGACGCTTGGCTGGAATCGCCCTCGCTGGTGCTGCTTGGCGAGTCCGAACTGCACTGGCCGGAACTGCGCAGCCTGATCTCACAAGGCCAACTTGCCGGCCCTCAAGTCCATGATGCGCGCATCGCCGCCCTGTGCCTGCAACATGGGGTGAAAAAACTATTGACCGCCGACCGCGACTTCGGTCGTTTCCCCCAACTCGCATGCGCCAATCCGTTGGTTGTCGTGGAGAAGCTGTCGTGA
- a CDS encoding LysR family transcriptional regulator, translated as MADRRLQVFHAVAKQLSFTKAAEVLFMTQPAVTFQIKQLEEHFNTRLFDRGHGRISLTPAGELVLAYAEKILALSNEMDVRMAEMTGEIGGSLLVGASTTIAEFLLPRIMGEFKSKYPNVRPRLIVANSEAIETRVAEHTLDIGFIESPTHHPNLQTEVCCEDEMQVICSPKFPLARFKELTPQQLVDHPFVSREPGSGTREFTEVYLHKQGVDISRMTPVMELGSPLALLEVVETGLGYAIASRASVMHALRLGTLVSIPLKPRLVRKLSMVYPKEKFRSRLVTSFVSFAAERLKEHKAA; from the coding sequence ATGGCTGATCGCAGGCTCCAGGTTTTCCATGCCGTGGCCAAGCAGCTTTCCTTCACCAAGGCTGCGGAAGTGCTGTTCATGACGCAGCCTGCGGTCACTTTCCAGATCAAACAGCTCGAGGAACATTTCAATACTCGCCTGTTCGACCGCGGCCATGGGCGCATCTCGCTCACCCCGGCAGGGGAACTGGTCCTGGCCTATGCCGAAAAAATCCTCGCTCTGTCGAACGAGATGGACGTGCGCATGGCCGAGATGACCGGCGAGATCGGCGGCTCGTTGCTGGTCGGCGCCAGTACGACGATCGCCGAGTTCCTGCTGCCGCGCATCATGGGCGAGTTCAAGTCGAAATATCCCAATGTACGGCCGCGGCTGATCGTCGCCAACTCGGAGGCCATCGAGACCCGGGTGGCCGAACACACACTCGACATCGGCTTCATCGAATCGCCGACGCATCATCCCAACCTGCAAACCGAGGTCTGCTGTGAAGACGAGATGCAGGTCATCTGCAGCCCGAAGTTTCCGCTGGCTCGATTCAAGGAGCTCACCCCGCAGCAACTGGTCGATCATCCCTTCGTGTCGCGCGAACCAGGCTCCGGCACACGAGAGTTCACCGAGGTCTATCTGCACAAGCAGGGGGTCGATATCAGCCGCATGACGCCGGTGATGGAGCTGGGCAGCCCGCTGGCCTTGCTCGAGGTCGTCGAAACCGGGCTGGGATATGCGATCGCCTCGCGCGCCTCGGTGATGCATGCGCTGCGACTCGGCACGCTGGTGTCGATCCCGCTCAAGCCAAGGCTGGTGCGCAAACTTTCGATGGTCTATCCGAAGGAAAAATTCCGCTCCCGCCTCGTCACTTCCTTCGTCTCGTTCGCCGCCGAACGCCTCAAGGAACACAAGGCGGCGTAG
- a CDS encoding ABC transporter permease, with translation MASYLLGGACLAGLMFWMAGEARLAAVVLGGFLAAIAVYALIGRLLLEVVVRLASRLASGGWRIGVASLRRHGSASLLQVVALALGLTTLLLLSLVKNDLLAAWQTKLPPDAPNRFLINIQPEQRAALGEFFSQAGLAVPRFEPMVRGRLVAVNGRPIGPQEFAEERARRLVEREFNLTQRDDLPLGNAIIAGTWFGSGATVQFSVEQGLAGTLGLKLGDELSFEVAGQRFSGPVTSLRKLDWDSMRVNFFVIAPQGSLDGQPTSYITSFHLPAGREALTAALVQSFPNVTVIDVAALVRQLQQTVGQVIGAIQLVFLFALIAGLTVLYAAIETSNGARGQELAVMRALGGQRRQLRQGVLAEFAVQGGVAGLLAGAGATAIGAVLARQVFGFDDLPRSDTLSIGFAAGLVGVAIFGMFAARRAFSGRVIDRLREG, from the coding sequence ATGGCCTCGTATCTCCTCGGCGGTGCTTGCCTTGCAGGACTGATGTTCTGGATGGCGGGCGAGGCCCGGCTCGCCGCCGTCGTCTTGGGCGGCTTTCTGGCCGCAATCGCGGTTTATGCGCTGATCGGACGCCTGTTGCTGGAGGTCGTCGTGCGTCTTGCGTCGCGGCTGGCTTCAGGCGGCTGGCGCATCGGGGTCGCCAGCCTGCGCCGCCACGGTAGCGCCAGCTTGCTTCAGGTGGTGGCGCTTGCGCTCGGTTTGACCACCCTGCTGTTGCTTTCGCTGGTGAAGAACGATCTCTTGGCCGCCTGGCAGACGAAACTGCCGCCCGATGCGCCGAACCGTTTTCTGATCAACATCCAGCCGGAGCAGCGCGCGGCGTTGGGTGAATTCTTCTCGCAGGCCGGTTTGGCTGTGCCACGCTTCGAACCGATGGTGCGCGGGCGGCTCGTGGCGGTGAATGGCCGGCCGATCGGTCCGCAGGAGTTTGCTGAGGAACGTGCGCGGCGTCTGGTCGAACGCGAGTTCAATCTCACCCAGCGCGACGACCTGCCGCTGGGCAATGCCATCATCGCTGGGACGTGGTTCGGCAGCGGCGCGACGGTGCAGTTTTCGGTGGAGCAGGGGCTGGCCGGCACCCTTGGCCTGAAACTGGGAGATGAGCTGAGTTTCGAGGTCGCCGGTCAGCGATTCTCGGGGCCGGTGACTTCGCTGCGCAAACTGGACTGGGATTCGATGCGCGTCAACTTCTTCGTCATCGCCCCGCAGGGTTCGCTCGACGGCCAGCCAACGAGTTACATCACCAGCTTCCATCTGCCGGCGGGCCGCGAAGCGTTGACCGCGGCGCTGGTGCAGTCCTTCCCGAACGTCACCGTGATCGATGTCGCCGCATTGGTCAGGCAGTTGCAGCAGACGGTCGGACAGGTGATCGGCGCCATACAGCTGGTATTCCTGTTCGCGCTGATCGCTGGCCTCACGGTGCTGTATGCGGCGATCGAAACGAGCAATGGCGCGCGCGGTCAGGAGCTCGCCGTGATGCGTGCCCTGGGCGGACAACGCCGTCAGTTGCGCCAGGGCGTGTTGGCCGAATTCGCCGTGCAGGGTGGTGTCGCAGGACTGCTCGCCGGGGCGGGGGCGACGGCGATCGGTGCCGTGCTGGCGCGTCAGGTGTTCGGTTTCGATGATCTTCCGAGATCGGATACGTTGTCGATCGGATTCGCAGCCGGGTTGGTCGGCGTCGCCATCTTCGGGATGTTCGCCGCCAGGCGCGCCTTTTCCGGCCGCGTCATCGACCGGCTCCGGGAAGGTTGA
- the lplT gene encoding lysophospholipid transporter LplT, whose translation MSLGFYIIMAAQFFSALADNALLIAAIAILRDMHAPVAYEPLLKTFFTVSYVLLAAFVGAFADSMPKWRVMFISNGIKIVGCGLMFFNVHPLIAYAVVGLGAAAYSPAKYGILTEYLPHRLLVIANGWIEGLTVVAIILGVLIGGLLIKPDIAAMLLAFDFPGIETGIDTVAEMNLLVIGLLYLIAALFNLYIPDTGVDHKPLKKNPLYLLHEFNHCLKLLWRDRLGQISLAVTTLFWGAGATLQFIVIEWAKEALNLDLSKASMLQGVVAIGVALGAVLAARFITLRKSVRVIPLGIAMGVGVLVMIVVRDTWAAMPLLVIVGILSGFFVVPMNALLQHRGHILMGAGHSIAVQNFNENLSILVMTGIYSLLLKAGLHIYWVIVLFGLFVSGMMWLVKRRHEANQRIHDDVSHLEDVRN comes from the coding sequence ATGAGCCTTGGGTTCTACATCATCATGGCGGCGCAGTTCTTTTCTGCGCTCGCCGACAATGCCCTGTTGATCGCCGCCATCGCCATCTTGCGCGACATGCACGCTCCGGTGGCCTATGAACCCCTGCTGAAAACCTTTTTCACCGTCTCCTATGTGCTGCTGGCCGCCTTCGTCGGCGCTTTCGCCGATTCGATGCCGAAGTGGCGCGTGATGTTCATCAGCAATGGCATCAAGATAGTGGGCTGCGGGCTGATGTTCTTCAATGTTCACCCCTTGATCGCCTATGCCGTGGTGGGCTTGGGCGCCGCAGCCTATTCTCCGGCCAAGTACGGCATTCTCACCGAATATCTGCCGCACCGCCTGCTCGTCATCGCCAATGGCTGGATCGAGGGCTTGACCGTGGTGGCGATCATCCTCGGCGTGCTGATCGGCGGCCTGCTGATCAAGCCCGACATCGCTGCCATGCTGCTCGCCTTCGACTTCCCCGGCATCGAGACCGGCATCGATACGGTGGCGGAGATGAACCTGCTCGTCATCGGCCTGTTGTATCTGATCGCTGCCTTGTTCAATCTCTACATTCCCGACACCGGCGTCGATCACAAGCCGCTGAAGAAAAACCCTCTCTACCTGCTTCACGAATTCAATCACTGCTTGAAACTGCTGTGGCGCGACCGGCTCGGCCAGATCTCGCTCGCCGTCACCACGCTGTTCTGGGGCGCGGGGGCCACCTTGCAGTTCATCGTCATCGAATGGGCCAAGGAAGCGCTGAATCTCGATCTCTCCAAAGCCAGCATGCTGCAGGGCGTGGTAGCGATCGGCGTTGCCCTCGGCGCGGTGCTCGCCGCCCGCTTCATCACCTTGCGCAAATCGGTGCGCGTGATCCCGCTCGGCATCGCGATGGGCGTCGGCGTGCTGGTGATGATCGTCGTGCGCGACACCTGGGCGGCGATGCCGCTCCTGGTGATCGTCGGCATCCTCTCGGGCTTTTTCGTCGTACCGATGAACGCACTCTTGCAGCACCGCGGCCACATCCTGATGGGCGCCGGCCATTCGATCGCGGTGCAGAACTTCAACGAGAACCTGTCGATCCTCGTGATGACCGGCATCTATTCGCTGCTCTTGAAGGCCGGGCTGCACATCTATTGGGTGATCGTCCTGTTCGGCCTGTTCGTCTCGGGCATGATGTGGCTGGTCAAGCGCCGCCACGAGGCCAACCAGCGGATTCACGATGACGTGAGCCACCTCGAGGACGTTCGAAATTAA
- a CDS encoding type II toxin-antitoxin system VapB family antitoxin, protein MKTTIEISDALLIQAKQLAAERGATLRSLIEQGLRQVVAEKQQARDFHLRRVTFKGQGLQPEMRGASWDRLRGITYEGHGG, encoded by the coding sequence ATGAAGACAACCATCGAGATTTCAGACGCCTTGCTTATACAGGCGAAACAACTTGCCGCAGAACGGGGTGCAACGCTGCGCAGCCTGATCGAACAAGGCTTGCGCCAGGTTGTAGCCGAAAAGCAGCAAGCGAGGGATTTTCATCTGCGCCGCGTGACATTCAAGGGACAGGGCTTGCAACCCGAAATGCGCGGAGCCAGTTGGGATCGGTTGCGCGGAATAACCTACGAAGGTCACGGCGGGTAA
- a CDS encoding DNA topoisomerase IV subunit B — MKQTYDESSFRVLKGLEPVRERPGMYTRTDSPAHIIQEVIDNAADEALAGFAKNIHVLVARDGSITVTDDGRGIPVGLHPEERIPVVVLAFTRLHAGGKFDKKTGNGAYAFSGGLHGVGVAVTNALSQRVDVEVRRDGQIHTVSFSEGGEKVAPLQVVGECGRQTGTRVRVVPDAKYFDSPKVPQAELERLLRSKAVLLPGVKVTLAIEQADGTLLEKTWRYPEGLAGYLKEIAESDPVAPIWSAENYASADDESFAAGEGAAWALGWWPDAAPTESYVNLIPTVAGGTHESGLKAGVFEAVKSFIEHHALLPRGVKLQQEDICGKMGFVLSARILDPQFQGQVKEKLNSREAVKLVARMVRDPLEIWLNQHVEAGRAIAELAIKQALARQKNAQKVEKKKQSGVAVLPGKLSDCESTDIRENELFLVEGDSAGGSAKMARNRETQAILPLRGKVQNAWEIEPNRLFANAEIHDIAVALGIEPHGAEDEPDLSNLRYGKVIIMSDADVDGAHIQTLLLTLFYRHFPALIRRGHVYVAQPPLYRVDVPAAGKKRPAKRLYALDDGELEAIKERLAKEGVPLDKIEVGRFKGLGEMNPEQLRETAMDPATRRVLPVFERSEAHEETVKLFNLLMGKGEAAGRRAWMESKGHLAEADI; from the coding sequence ATGAAACAAACTTACGACGAATCCAGTTTCCGCGTCCTGAAAGGGCTCGAACCGGTGCGCGAACGGCCGGGGATGTACACCCGCACCGACTCGCCCGCCCACATCATCCAGGAAGTCATCGACAACGCCGCCGACGAAGCGCTTGCCGGTTTCGCGAAAAACATTCATGTCCTCGTGGCGCGCGATGGCAGCATCACGGTGACGGACGATGGCCGCGGCATCCCGGTTGGTCTTCACCCCGAGGAGAGGATTCCCGTCGTCGTGCTCGCCTTCACGCGCCTGCATGCCGGCGGCAAGTTCGACAAGAAGACCGGCAACGGCGCCTACGCGTTCTCCGGCGGGCTGCACGGCGTCGGCGTCGCCGTCACCAACGCGCTCTCGCAGCGCGTCGATGTCGAAGTGCGCCGCGACGGCCAGATCCACACGGTGAGCTTTTCGGAGGGAGGCGAGAAAGTCGCGCCCTTGCAAGTCGTCGGCGAATGCGGCCGGCAGACCGGCACGCGCGTGCGCGTCGTGCCCGATGCGAAGTATTTCGATTCCCCCAAGGTGCCGCAGGCCGAACTGGAACGCCTGTTGCGCTCCAAGGCCGTCTTGCTGCCCGGCGTCAAGGTCACGCTGGCGATCGAACAGGCCGACGGCACGCTGCTCGAAAAGACCTGGCGCTATCCGGAAGGGTTGGCCGGCTATCTGAAGGAAATCGCTGAGAGCGATCCGGTGGCGCCCATCTGGTCGGCAGAAAACTACGCCAGCGCCGACGACGAGAGCTTCGCGGCTGGCGAAGGCGCGGCCTGGGCGCTCGGCTGGTGGCCCGATGCCGCACCGACGGAATCCTATGTCAATCTGATCCCGACCGTGGCCGGCGGCACGCATGAATCCGGCCTCAAGGCCGGCGTCTTCGAGGCGGTGAAGAGCTTTATCGAGCACCATGCGCTGCTGCCGCGCGGCGTCAAGCTCCAGCAGGAAGACATCTGCGGCAAGATGGGTTTCGTGCTCTCGGCGCGCATCCTCGACCCGCAGTTCCAGGGCCAAGTGAAGGAAAAGCTCAATTCGCGCGAAGCGGTGAAGCTTGTCGCCCGCATGGTGCGCGATCCATTGGAAATCTGGCTCAACCAGCACGTCGAGGCGGGTCGGGCGATCGCGGAACTCGCCATCAAGCAAGCCCTGGCGCGCCAGAAGAATGCGCAGAAAGTCGAAAAGAAAAAGCAATCGGGTGTGGCCGTGCTGCCGGGCAAGCTCTCCGACTGCGAATCCACCGACATCCGGGAAAACGAGCTGTTCCTCGTCGAGGGCGATTCCGCCGGCGGCTCGGCCAAGATGGCCAGAAACCGCGAGACGCAGGCGATCCTGCCCCTCAGAGGCAAGGTGCAAAACGCCTGGGAGATCGAACCCAACCGCCTGTTCGCCAACGCCGAGATCCACGACATCGCCGTGGCGCTGGGCATCGAGCCACACGGCGCCGAGGATGAGCCGGATTTGTCGAACCTGCGCTATGGCAAGGTGATCATCATGTCGGATGCCGACGTCGATGGCGCGCACATCCAGACGCTCTTGCTCACCCTCTTCTACCGCCACTTCCCGGCCTTGATCCGGCGCGGCCATGTCTATGTCGCCCAGCCGCCGCTCTATCGCGTGGATGTGCCGGCTGCCGGCAAGAAGCGCCCCGCCAAGCGGCTTTATGCGCTCGACGACGGCGAACTCGAAGCGATCAAGGAACGCCTCGCCAAAGAGGGCGTTCCGCTCGACAAGATCGAGGTCGGCCGCTTCAAGGGCCTGGGCGAGATGAACCCCGAGCAGCTACGCGAGACGGCGATGGACCCGGCGACGCGCCGAGTGTTGCCCGTATTCGAACGCAGCGAGGCGCACGAGGAGACAGTGAAGCTCTTCAACCTACTGATGGGTAAGGGCGAAGCCGCCGGTCGCCGCGCCTGGATGGAATCCAAGGGCCACCTTGCCGAGGCTGACATCTGA
- a CDS encoding ABC transporter permease — translation MRTIRLMLRMLARDLRAGELTVVFVAMVLAVAALSSVGFLADRVRHAVEREAHQLLGGDLLLSADHPWPEAYREAARQHGLRLAESALLLSMVGGAAETGAVQLAEIKAISPGYPLRGALEVEPFNDKVGAGGTAPPLPLGTVWPDERLAAALALEPGTKVRIGALTASVGGILTLDPERGINPFTFAPRLIIHFDDLAATGLIQPGSRITWRLHVAGDEQAVAAFRQWAQSHLGRGERLEALDNARPEVRVIIERAERFLRLAALLTVVLATIAVGMAAHRFMQRHLDACAVLRCLGASEQQILLIHGGEFVVLGVIATLVGGLGGLLVQEALHGLLTGLLAERLPPPGLLPWLHGGAVAAVLLVGFVVPPLLRLRSVPTLRVLRREWGMSPPCRWPRISSAVLALQD, via the coding sequence GTGAGAACCATCCGCCTGATGCTGCGCATGCTGGCACGCGATCTGCGCGCCGGCGAGCTGACCGTGGTGTTCGTTGCGATGGTGCTGGCCGTCGCGGCCCTTTCCAGTGTCGGCTTCCTTGCCGATCGCGTCAGGCACGCCGTCGAACGCGAGGCCCATCAGCTGCTCGGCGGGGATTTGTTGCTTTCTGCCGATCACCCCTGGCCCGAGGCTTATCGCGAAGCGGCGCGCCAGCATGGCTTACGTCTTGCCGAAAGCGCGTTGTTGCTGAGCATGGTCGGCGGCGCGGCGGAGACGGGGGCCGTGCAGCTCGCCGAGATCAAGGCCATCTCTCCTGGCTATCCTTTGCGCGGCGCACTGGAGGTCGAACCGTTCAACGATAAAGTCGGCGCTGGTGGCACGGCACCCCCGCTTCCCCTCGGCACGGTATGGCCCGATGAGCGCCTCGCCGCCGCGCTGGCGCTCGAACCCGGAACGAAGGTGCGCATCGGTGCGCTGACGGCCAGCGTCGGCGGGATTCTCACGCTCGATCCGGAGCGCGGCATCAACCCGTTCACCTTCGCCCCGCGCCTGATCATCCATTTCGACGACCTGGCGGCCACCGGCCTGATCCAGCCCGGCAGCCGCATCACCTGGCGACTGCACGTCGCCGGTGATGAGCAGGCCGTCGCCGCGTTTCGCCAATGGGCGCAGTCACATCTGGGCCGCGGCGAGAGGCTCGAAGCCCTCGACAACGCGCGCCCCGAGGTGCGCGTCATCATCGAGCGCGCCGAACGTTTTCTGCGGCTCGCGGCGCTCCTGACGGTGGTGCTGGCGACGATCGCGGTCGGCATGGCCGCGCACCGCTTCATGCAGCGGCATCTCGATGCCTGTGCGGTCCTGCGCTGTCTGGGTGCCAGCGAGCAGCAGATCCTCTTGATCCATGGTGGAGAGTTCGTCGTGCTGGGCGTCATCGCGACGCTCGTCGGGGGCTTGGGCGGCCTGCTCGTGCAGGAAGCCCTGCATGGTCTGCTGACGGGCTTGCTCGCCGAACGATTGCCTCCTCCCGGTCTGCTGCCATGGCTGCACGGCGGCGCTGTGGCCGCGGTGTTGCTGGTGGGTTTCGTCGTTCCGCCATTGCTGCGTTTGCGATCGGTGCCGACGCTGCGCGTGCTGCGCCGCGAATGGGGGATGTCGCCCCCCTGTCGATGGCCTCGTATCTCCTCGGCGGTGCTTGCCTTGCAGGACTGA
- the alr gene encoding alanine racemase, producing MPRPIRAFIDLFALRHNFSVARRHAGSARLWAVVKANAYGHGLERTVRALHDLADGFALIELERAIALREAGLTKPLLMLEGCYAASDVPLFIRHRLIPVIHRREQLDWLLASRWPAELPVYLKLNTGMNRLGFDTAALLNAKSALAGRHIDCVLMTHFADADGPRGIDWQLERFRVMTSGMSEPTSLGNSATILRYPESVGDWARPGIMLYGGSPFPQAKSAAELELRPVMTLQSEIVAVQGLAAGESIGYGCTFVADRPMRVGIVACGYADGYPRHAVTGTSILVAGQRTRTLGRVSMDKLCVDLTDLPPEVGAGVPVTLWGEGLPADEVATAAGTISYELFCALAPRVPVMEIG from the coding sequence ATGCCGCGGCCGATTCGCGCGTTCATCGATCTTTTCGCTCTGCGGCACAATTTCAGCGTCGCCCGTCGCCACGCCGGTTCGGCGCGGCTGTGGGCGGTCGTCAAGGCCAATGCCTATGGCCACGGTCTGGAACGCACCGTGCGGGCTTTGCATGATCTCGCCGACGGCTTCGCACTGATCGAACTGGAGCGCGCGATCGCGCTGCGCGAGGCCGGTTTGACGAAGCCGCTCTTGATGCTCGAGGGCTGTTACGCAGCGAGCGATGTGCCGCTGTTCATCCGTCATCGGCTGATTCCGGTCATTCATCGCAGAGAGCAGCTCGACTGGCTCTTGGCCTCCCGTTGGCCGGCCGAGCTGCCGGTATATCTCAAGCTCAACACCGGCATGAATCGTCTCGGTTTCGATACGGCGGCGCTGCTGAACGCAAAGTCGGCGCTGGCGGGACGGCACATCGACTGCGTGCTGATGACTCATTTCGCCGATGCCGACGGGCCGCGCGGCATCGACTGGCAACTCGAACGTTTCCGCGTGATGACGTCGGGCATGAGCGAGCCGACTTCGCTGGGCAATTCGGCGACGATCCTGCGCTATCCAGAATCCGTCGGCGACTGGGCGCGGCCGGGCATCATGCTCTATGGCGGCTCGCCGTTTCCGCAAGCGAAATCGGCAGCGGAACTCGAGTTGCGGCCGGTGATGACGCTGCAAAGCGAGATCGTCGCGGTGCAGGGACTCGCGGCGGGCGAGAGCATCGGCTATGGCTGCACGTTCGTTGCCGATCGGCCGATGAGAGTCGGCATCGTCGCCTGCGGCTATGCAGATGGCTATCCGCGCCATGCGGTCACCGGCACTTCGATCCTCGTCGCAGGTCAACGCACGCGCACGCTGGGGCGTGTGTCGATGGACAAACTCTGTGTCGATCTCACCGACCTGCCACCAGAAGTCGGCGCGGGGGTGCCGGTGACGCTGTGGGGCGAAGGCTTGCCGGCCGACGAAGTGGCGACGGCTGCCGGCACGATCAGCTACGAGCTCTTCTGCGCGCTGGCGCCGCGCGTGCCGGTGATGGAGATCGGTTGA